One part of the Phoenix dactylifera cultivar Barhee BC4 unplaced genomic scaffold, palm_55x_up_171113_PBpolish2nd_filt_p 000859F, whole genome shotgun sequence genome encodes these proteins:
- the LOC120103885 gene encoding MLO-like protein 4 produces the protein MCSSFQYDSPISILPQEGKISPIIILPQIKKRKDLHCDRKSIRNGGKTKIFLASLAHRLVLPPKWHPSVLLSLLSLEGGGGGGGGGEGMGEGRSLAETPTWSVATVTTAMIAVCFLVERCIYRFAKWLKKTKRKAMLAALEKIREELMLLGLISLMLSQTARWISEICVPSSLFNSRFYTCTESDFQEMDEGSDSVPSNRTKVARRLLEASPHNCAEDHEPFVSFEGLEQLHRFVFILGITHVLYSFVTVVLSMIKIYSWRKWENQAHPPPTEDLQG, from the exons ATGTGCTCTTCTTTTCAATATGACTCACCCATAAGTATACTCCCCCAAGAAGGAAAGATCTCCCCCATAATTATACTCCCCCAGATAAAGAAGAGGAAAGATCTCCATTGTGATCGGAAAAGCATCCGAAATGGGGGAAAGACTAAAATATTCCTCGCTTCTCTCGCCCACCGCCTCGTGCTCCCTCCCAAATGGCACCCTTCCGTTCTTCTGTCCTTGCTCTCtctggaaggaggaggaggaggaggaggaggaggagaaggcatgGGCGAAGGACGGTCTCTGGCGGAGACCCCGACGTGGTCGGTGGCCACCGTCACCACCGCCATGATCGCCGTCTGCTTCTTGGTCGAGCGCTGCATCTACCGCTTCGCCAAG TGGCTGAAGAAGACAAAGAGGAAGGCGATGCTCGCCGCTCTCGAGAAGATTCGTGAAG AGTTGATGTTGCTGGGGCTGATATCGTTGATGCTGAGCCAAACGGCTAGGTGGATCTCCGAGATCTGCGTTCCCTCGTCTCTTTTCAACAGCCGATTCTATACCTGCACGGAGAGCGACTTCCAAGAAATGGACGAGGGTTCTGATTCAGTTCCTTCGAATCGGACGAAGGTTGCGAGAAGGCTTCTTGAGGCGTCTCCTCATAACTGTGCTGAG GATCATGAGCCATTTGTGTCCTTCGAAGGGCTTGAGCAGCTCCACCGCTTCGTTTTTATTCTTGGGATCACCCACGTGTTGTACAGCTTCGTCACGGTTGTTTTGTCTATGATCAAG ATCTACAGCTGGCGGAAATGGGAAAACCAAGCGCACCCACCACCTACTGAGGATTTGCAAGGTTAG
- the LOC103701321 gene encoding patellin-3-like isoform X2, translating into MAEETQTKASEAAQEVVVAGGAAAAEEKEVSKELPPPLPASEAEEDPKKPSGEEAASSTDVVHSVSFKEEGNLVANLEDPEKKALNDLKQLVQAALANHEFSPPPPPPPAAEPPFKAEEEAKPEVPPPPAQATEEPAPQADVPPPPPTAAAEAVVEKDGARTVESIEVTVVPATSPSPSEEAPPAAPEEEKTPAPPPAAAAQPPEEVLIWGIPLLGDERSEIVLMKFLRARDLKVKEAMAMLKNAVIWRKEFGIEALLEEDLGIPEMEKVVFMHGTDKEGHPVCYNVYGEFQNKELYAMAFADEEKRQRFLRWRIQYLEKGIRQLLDFSPGGVSTMVQVTDLKNSIGPMKRELRHALTLLQDNYPEFAAKQIFINVPWWYLAFNRMISPFFTQRSKSKFVFAGPSKTAETLFKYIAPEQVPVQYGGLSKEKDPDFTAADAVTEIAIKPSTKQVIEIPVNEKCLLVWELRVLGWDVTFGAEFVPSSEDGYTVIVQKARKLVAADEPVEKNSFKIGEAGKVVLTVDNTTSKKKKLLYRYKIKSSTVSL; encoded by the exons ATGGCCGAGGAGACTCAGACCAAGGCATCCGAGGCGGCCCAGGAGGTCGTCGTCGccgggggggcggcggcggcggaagaGAAGGAGGTGTCGAAGGAACtaccgccgccgctgccggcCTCCGAGGCAGAGGAGGACCCCAAGAAGCCCTCCGGAGAGGAGGCGGCGTCCTCTACTGACGTCGTCCATTCCGTCTCCTTCAAGGAGGAGGGCAACCTCGTCGCCAACCTTGAAGACCCAGAGAAGAAGGCTCTCAACGACCTCAAGCAGCTCGTCCAAGCCGCCCTCGCCAACCACGAGTTCTCCCCTCCACCGCCACCCCCGCCGGCGGCGGAGCCACCGTTCAAGGCTGAGGAGGAGGCTAAGCCTGAAGTACCCCCTCCCCCGGCGCAGGCGACAGAGGAGCCAGCCCCACAAGCGGACgtccctccgccgccgccgacggcggcggcggaggccgtCGTGGAGAAAGATGGCGCCCGGACAGTAGAATCCATTGAAGTGACCGTCGTCCCCGCCACCTCCCCGTCACCCTCCGAGGAGGCGCCTCCTGCGGcgccggaggaggagaagacccCTGCACCCCCGCCGGCCGCGGCGGCGCAGCCGCCGGAGGAGGTGTTAATCTGGGGGATCCCGCTCCTCGGCGACGAGAGGAGCGAAATCGTCCTCATGAAATTCCTCCGAGCCCGGGACTTGAAGGTCAAAGAAGCCATGGCGATGCTGAAGAACGCCGTGATTTGGAGGAAGGAGTTCGGCATCGAGGCgctcctcgaggaggacctcgGCATCCCGGAGATGGAGAAGGTGGTCTTCATGCACGGCACCGACAAAGAGGGCCACCCGGTGTGCTACAACGTCTACGGGGAGTTCCAGAACAAGGAGCTCTACGCCATGGCCTTCGCCGACGAGGAGAAGAGGCAGAGGTTTCTGCGGTGGAGGATCCAGTACCTTGAGAAGGGCATCCGCCAGCTGCTCGACTTCAGTCCTGGCGGAGTCTCCACCATGGTTCAGGTCACTGATCTCAAGAACTCGATCGGCCCCATGAAGCGTGAGCTTCGCCACGCCCTCACCCTGCTCCAAGATAATTACCCTGAGTTTGCTGCTAAGCAG ATATTCATCAATGTTCCATGGTGGTATCTTGCTTTCAATCGAATGATCAGTCCGTTCTTCACCCAGAGGAGCAAGAGCAAGTTTGTTTTTGCTGGGCCATCCAAAACAGCTGAGACCCTTTTCAA ATACATTGCTCCTGAGCAAGTCCCAGTACAGTATGGAGGCCTGAGCAAGGAGAAGGACCCCGATTTCACTGCTGCTGATGCGGTTACTGAGATCGCCATCAAGCCCTCGACGAAGCAAGTCATAGAGATACCGGTTAATGAG AAATGCCTTCTTGTTTGGGAGCTCCGAGTCCTGGGATGGGATGTGACCTTCGGTGCGGAGTTTGTGCCGAGCTCGGAGGATGGATACACTGTGATTGTGCAGAAGGCTAGGAAATTGGTTGCTGCTGATGAACCTGTGGAGAAGAACAGCTTCAAGATTGGAGAAGCAGGCAAGGTGGTTCTCACAGTGGACAATACCAcctcaaaaaagaagaagctccTCTACAGATACAAGATCAAGAGCTCTACTGTATCCCTTTGA
- the LOC103701321 gene encoding patellin-3-like isoform X1, which translates to MAEETQTKASEAAQEVVVAGGAAAAEEKEVSKELPPPLPASEAEEDPKKPSGEEAASSTDVVHSVSFKEEGNLVANLEDPEKKALNDLKQLVQAALANHEFSPPPPPPPAAEPPFKAEEEAKPEVPPPPAQATEEPAPQADVPPPPPTAAAEAVVEKDGARTVESIEVTVVPATSPSPSEEAPPAAPEEEKTPAPPPAAAAQPPEEVLIWGIPLLGDERSEIVLMKFLRARDLKVKEAMAMLKNAVIWRKEFGIEALLEEDLGIPEMEKVVFMHGTDKEGHPVCYNVYGEFQNKELYAMAFADEEKRQRFLRWRIQYLEKGIRQLLDFSPGGVSTMVQVTDLKNSIGPMKRELRHALTLLQDNYPEFAAKQIFINVPWWYLAFNRMISPFFTQRSKSKFVFAGPSKTAETLFKYIAPEQVPVQYGGLSKEKDPDFTAADAVTEIAIKPSTKQVIEIPVNEVRSLFLSPIHQMKCLLVWELRVLGWDVTFGAEFVPSSEDGYTVIVQKARKLVAADEPVEKNSFKIGEAGKVVLTVDNTTSKKKKLLYRYKIKSSTVSL; encoded by the exons ATGGCCGAGGAGACTCAGACCAAGGCATCCGAGGCGGCCCAGGAGGTCGTCGTCGccgggggggcggcggcggcggaagaGAAGGAGGTGTCGAAGGAACtaccgccgccgctgccggcCTCCGAGGCAGAGGAGGACCCCAAGAAGCCCTCCGGAGAGGAGGCGGCGTCCTCTACTGACGTCGTCCATTCCGTCTCCTTCAAGGAGGAGGGCAACCTCGTCGCCAACCTTGAAGACCCAGAGAAGAAGGCTCTCAACGACCTCAAGCAGCTCGTCCAAGCCGCCCTCGCCAACCACGAGTTCTCCCCTCCACCGCCACCCCCGCCGGCGGCGGAGCCACCGTTCAAGGCTGAGGAGGAGGCTAAGCCTGAAGTACCCCCTCCCCCGGCGCAGGCGACAGAGGAGCCAGCCCCACAAGCGGACgtccctccgccgccgccgacggcggcggcggaggccgtCGTGGAGAAAGATGGCGCCCGGACAGTAGAATCCATTGAAGTGACCGTCGTCCCCGCCACCTCCCCGTCACCCTCCGAGGAGGCGCCTCCTGCGGcgccggaggaggagaagacccCTGCACCCCCGCCGGCCGCGGCGGCGCAGCCGCCGGAGGAGGTGTTAATCTGGGGGATCCCGCTCCTCGGCGACGAGAGGAGCGAAATCGTCCTCATGAAATTCCTCCGAGCCCGGGACTTGAAGGTCAAAGAAGCCATGGCGATGCTGAAGAACGCCGTGATTTGGAGGAAGGAGTTCGGCATCGAGGCgctcctcgaggaggacctcgGCATCCCGGAGATGGAGAAGGTGGTCTTCATGCACGGCACCGACAAAGAGGGCCACCCGGTGTGCTACAACGTCTACGGGGAGTTCCAGAACAAGGAGCTCTACGCCATGGCCTTCGCCGACGAGGAGAAGAGGCAGAGGTTTCTGCGGTGGAGGATCCAGTACCTTGAGAAGGGCATCCGCCAGCTGCTCGACTTCAGTCCTGGCGGAGTCTCCACCATGGTTCAGGTCACTGATCTCAAGAACTCGATCGGCCCCATGAAGCGTGAGCTTCGCCACGCCCTCACCCTGCTCCAAGATAATTACCCTGAGTTTGCTGCTAAGCAG ATATTCATCAATGTTCCATGGTGGTATCTTGCTTTCAATCGAATGATCAGTCCGTTCTTCACCCAGAGGAGCAAGAGCAAGTTTGTTTTTGCTGGGCCATCCAAAACAGCTGAGACCCTTTTCAA ATACATTGCTCCTGAGCAAGTCCCAGTACAGTATGGAGGCCTGAGCAAGGAGAAGGACCCCGATTTCACTGCTGCTGATGCGGTTACTGAGATCGCCATCAAGCCCTCGACGAAGCAAGTCATAGAGATACCGGTTAATGAGGTGCGGAGCTTGTTCCTCTCACCAATTCATCAAATG AAATGCCTTCTTGTTTGGGAGCTCCGAGTCCTGGGATGGGATGTGACCTTCGGTGCGGAGTTTGTGCCGAGCTCGGAGGATGGATACACTGTGATTGTGCAGAAGGCTAGGAAATTGGTTGCTGCTGATGAACCTGTGGAGAAGAACAGCTTCAAGATTGGAGAAGCAGGCAAGGTGGTTCTCACAGTGGACAATACCAcctcaaaaaagaagaagctccTCTACAGATACAAGATCAAGAGCTCTACTGTATCCCTTTGA